From a single Candidatus Dormiibacterota bacterium genomic region:
- a CDS encoding cell division protein SepF: MFGKIGSFFSIRDEEEELYDDEPTPSGRVVPFSNAGSRRGGTEVSVYSPRSFQDVVEIADALRNRQVVIVNLQNADRTLLQRVVDFTSGVAYTIDGKIQKLAEAIYLVVPAGVVVNAAGLRDSMMTDGTLDFMANRG; encoded by the coding sequence ATGTTCGGTAAAATAGGGTCGTTTTTTTCGATCCGAGACGAAGAAGAAGAACTCTACGACGACGAGCCGACGCCGAGCGGCCGCGTCGTGCCGTTTTCCAATGCCGGTTCGCGCCGGGGCGGTACTGAAGTCAGCGTGTACTCGCCGCGCAGTTTCCAAGACGTCGTCGAGATCGCCGATGCGCTACGCAACCGTCAAGTGGTTATCGTCAATTTGCAGAACGCCGATCGCACGCTGCTCCAGCGCGTGGTCGATTTCACGTCGGGTGTCGCGTATACGATCGACGGTAAAATACAGAAACTCGCCGAGGCCATCTACCTCGTCGTGCCGGCCGGCGTCGTCGTGAACGCCGCGGGCCTGCGCGACTCGATGATGACCGACGGCACACTCGATTTCATGGCCAATAGAGGCTAA
- the lgt gene encoding prolipoprotein diacylglyceryl transferase — MSHWFTYPTNIDPIALHLGPINIHWYGIAYLAGFVCVYLWMNRPAGRKRLGLTSEQIQDFLFYALIGVLVGGRTFFVFNDIISKHDLSLYVSNPINIIAVWNGGMAFHGGMVGVIVGILLFIRKHPGLTYTILGDEVVMLLPIGIFLTRIVNFINDELWGDICRPDRPWCLQFPTAPDPLAYRHPAQIYEAILDILTLPILLYLYKRKPNDGVVAWSWFTIYGVTRSVAELWRHADFRWMGITGGQLYALPMIVIGLIMVFYYSRHGQHTDERPVVTK; from the coding sequence ATGTCCCATTGGTTTACCTATCCGACAAATATCGATCCTATAGCGCTGCACCTCGGCCCCATCAATATCCATTGGTACGGTATCGCGTATTTGGCGGGCTTCGTCTGCGTCTACCTCTGGATGAACCGGCCTGCCGGCCGCAAGCGTCTGGGGCTGACCTCGGAGCAGATCCAAGACTTTCTCTTTTACGCCCTGATCGGCGTGCTGGTGGGCGGCCGGACGTTCTTCGTCTTCAACGACATCATCAGCAAACACGATCTCTCCCTCTACGTCAGTAACCCCATCAACATCATCGCGGTGTGGAATGGCGGTATGGCCTTCCACGGCGGCATGGTAGGTGTGATCGTGGGCATCTTGCTGTTCATCCGCAAGCATCCGGGGCTGACCTATACGATCCTGGGCGATGAGGTGGTGATGCTGCTGCCGATTGGGATCTTTCTCACCCGCATCGTCAACTTCATCAACGACGAACTCTGGGGCGACATCTGCCGCCCCGACCGGCCCTGGTGCCTGCAGTTCCCGACGGCCCCGGACCCGCTGGCCTACCGGCATCCCGCGCAGATTTACGAAGCGATCCTCGATATCCTGACGCTGCCGATTCTGCTGTACCTCTACAAGCGCAAGCCGAACGACGGTGTGGTCGCATGGTCGTGGTTTACGATTTACGGCGTTACGCGCAGCGTCGCCGAATTGTGGCGGCACGCGGACTTTCGCTGGATGGGCATCACCGGCGGACAACTCTATGCCTTGCCGATGATCGTGATCGGGCTGATCATGGTGTTCTACTATTCGCGCCACGGGCAGCATACCGACGAACGGCCGGTCGTCACCAAGTGA
- the tgt gene encoding tRNA guanosine(34) transglycosylase Tgt, translated as MSPIFSLAARSGDARRGTLTLAHGTVETPTFMPVGTAATVKGLTPGELRSAHSQIILANTYHLWLRPGKDLLVEAGGLHRFMAWDGPILTDSGGFQVFSLQERRKLDEDGVTFKSHIDGSMHRFTPESVIAFEEALGVDIAMVLDVCVKLPATREEIAESVRLTTAWAQRSAAAHSRDATAVFAIMQGGLDRELRERSAREIVALDFPGYAIGGLSVGETREEMYATARYCAAMLPEDKPRYLMGVGTARDIVMAVDCGIDMFDCVYPTRCGRNGRAMTRAGEFTIRNAAYTRDFTPLDPTCDCYVCTTYTRAYLSHLFRANEMLGPRLLSYHNVYLLNDLMRGARAAIEADRWPAYRDEVLGAAARD; from the coding sequence GTGAGCCCGATCTTCTCCCTGGCGGCCCGCAGCGGCGACGCGCGCCGCGGAACGCTGACGCTCGCGCACGGCACCGTCGAAACGCCCACGTTCATGCCGGTCGGTACGGCCGCAACCGTCAAAGGGCTAACCCCGGGCGAACTGCGCAGCGCGCATAGCCAGATCATCCTCGCGAACACGTACCATCTGTGGTTGCGGCCCGGCAAAGATCTGCTCGTGGAAGCCGGCGGGCTCCACCGGTTCATGGCGTGGGACGGGCCGATCCTCACAGATTCGGGCGGCTTTCAAGTTTTCAGCCTGCAAGAGCGGCGCAAGCTCGACGAAGACGGCGTCACGTTCAAATCGCACATCGACGGAAGCATGCATCGCTTTACGCCGGAGAGCGTTATCGCCTTCGAGGAAGCGCTCGGCGTCGATATCGCGATGGTGCTCGACGTGTGCGTCAAACTCCCGGCCACGCGCGAGGAGATCGCCGAATCCGTGCGTCTGACGACGGCCTGGGCGCAGCGCTCGGCGGCGGCGCACTCGCGCGATGCAACCGCGGTGTTCGCGATCATGCAGGGTGGCCTCGACCGCGAGTTACGCGAGCGCAGCGCGCGCGAGATCGTGGCACTCGACTTTCCCGGCTATGCGATCGGGGGGCTTTCGGTCGGCGAGACGCGTGAGGAAATGTACGCCACGGCACGCTATTGCGCGGCGATGCTGCCCGAAGACAAACCGCGCTATTTGATGGGCGTGGGCACGGCGCGCGATATCGTGATGGCCGTCGATTGCGGGATCGACATGTTCGATTGCGTCTACCCGACGCGCTGCGGGCGCAACGGCCGCGCGATGACGCGGGCGGGCGAATTCACGATTCGTAACGCCGCCTACACGCGCGATTTCACGCCGCTCGACCCGACCTGCGATTGCTACGTCTGCACCACCTACACGCGCGCCTATCTCAGCCATCTCTTTCGCGCGAACGAGATGCTCGGGCCGCGCCTGCTTTCGTACCACAACGTCTACCTGCTCAACGACCTGATGCGCGGTGCCCGCGCCGCCATCGAAGCCGATCGCTGGCCGGCCTACCGCGACGAAGTCTTAGGAGCCGCAGCCCGGGATTAA
- a CDS encoding type 1 glutamine amidotransferase domain-containing protein, which yields MPKVLIIVTSHSEIDPEHKTGLWLEEYSIPRKAFHNAGFDVVTASPIGGQAPLDPRSLEGVQPDPEAVADLARTLTLQETGDASQYDAIFLPGGHGTMFDLAGNQPIKTLLSEFDAQGKIVAAVCHGPAAFVDAIKAAEPHTLVHGRRITCFTDAEERAVKLDALMPFLLESKLREQGANVVTAADWADHVEVDGNWITGQNPQSSGSTAKAVINALQARV from the coding sequence ATGCCAAAAGTTCTTATTATCGTTACCAGCCATTCCGAGATCGATCCGGAGCATAAGACCGGGCTCTGGCTCGAGGAATATTCGATTCCGCGTAAAGCCTTTCACAATGCGGGCTTTGACGTGGTTACCGCTAGCCCGATCGGCGGGCAAGCGCCGCTCGATCCGCGCAGCCTCGAAGGCGTGCAGCCCGATCCCGAAGCCGTGGCGGATCTCGCCCGGACGCTGACGCTGCAAGAGACCGGCGATGCTTCGCAGTACGACGCCATCTTTCTGCCCGGCGGGCACGGCACGATGTTCGATCTGGCCGGCAATCAACCGATCAAGACGCTGCTGAGCGAATTCGACGCGCAAGGAAAAATCGTCGCCGCCGTCTGCCATGGACCGGCCGCGTTCGTGGATGCCATCAAGGCCGCCGAGCCGCATACCCTGGTGCACGGCCGGCGCATCACCTGTTTTACCGATGCCGAAGAACGCGCCGTCAAACTCGACGCCTTGATGCCGTTTCTACTGGAAAGCAAACTGCGCGAACAGGGCGCGAACGTGGTTACGGCTGCCGACTGGGCCGATCACGTCGAAGTCGACGGCAACTGGATCACCGGGCAGAACCCGCAATCGAGCGGCAGTACCGCGAAAGCGGTGATCAACGCGCTGCAAGCGCGCGTCTAG
- a CDS encoding cytochrome c biogenesis protein CcdA: MSSSSHISVGIAFLAGLVSFVSPCVLPLVPAYLSLLTGESLEDLRENANASLRTRAIGHSLAFIAGFTIVFVALGLTASEIGGLLNAHRVLIAQIGGVVVIVLGLQMMGMIRIPFLMMDKRVHVAHERRTYWTSGLVGIAFAAGWSPCIGPILGGILAIASQEQSAQAVVLLLSYSLGLAVPFFLTALAIGAVLPALNRVKRFLPAIEFTAGLFLVIVGLVLVNNAFLTVAGWFYQFVPQPQL; this comes from the coding sequence GTGTCTTCTAGTTCACATATCAGCGTCGGGATTGCGTTCCTCGCCGGGCTCGTTTCCTTCGTCTCTCCATGCGTCCTCCCGCTCGTTCCGGCCTACCTGTCGTTACTGACGGGCGAGAGCCTCGAGGATTTGCGAGAAAATGCGAATGCGTCGCTGCGCACCCGGGCGATCGGCCACTCCCTGGCGTTCATCGCCGGCTTTACCATCGTCTTCGTCGCTCTCGGCCTTACGGCAAGCGAGATCGGCGGCCTTCTCAACGCGCATCGGGTGCTCATCGCCCAGATCGGCGGGGTCGTGGTCATCGTGCTCGGCCTGCAGATGATGGGGATGATACGGATCCCGTTCTTGATGATGGACAAACGCGTCCACGTGGCGCACGAGCGCCGCACGTATTGGACATCCGGCTTGGTCGGGATAGCCTTTGCCGCCGGGTGGTCGCCCTGCATCGGCCCCATTTTAGGGGGAATCCTCGCGATTGCGTCGCAGGAGCAGAGCGCACAGGCAGTAGTCCTGCTCTTGAGCTACTCGCTGGGCCTGGCCGTACCGTTCTTCCTGACGGCATTGGCCATCGGGGCGGTGCTCCCGGCGCTCAATCGCGTCAAGCGATTCTTGCCGGCCATAGAGTTTACAGCCGGGCTTTTCTTGGTGATCGTAGGCTTGGTCTTGGTCAACAATGCATTCCTCACCGTCGCAGGATGGTTCTATCAGTTTGTCCCGCAACCGCAACTCTAA
- the lspA gene encoding signal peptidase II: MSRNRNSNLLRTLAIAAVAAVVFWLDQLTKAWVMRSFLPGESRIVVPRLLNWTYERNYHGAFGFFGSNSILLILMALVVLVVFYLSFKDAAQQSYLVCVAFGLIVGGAVGNIADRIHHGFVVDFVDFYRIWPNIFNFADSCITAGVILLLLKSLATRRRA, translated from the coding sequence TTGTCCCGCAACCGCAACTCTAATCTGCTCCGCACACTCGCGATCGCTGCCGTTGCCGCGGTCGTGTTCTGGCTCGACCAACTCACCAAAGCATGGGTGATGCGTTCGTTCCTACCCGGCGAAAGCCGGATCGTGGTGCCGCGCCTGCTCAACTGGACGTACGAGCGCAATTACCACGGTGCTTTCGGCTTCTTCGGCAGCAACTCGATCTTGCTGATCCTGATGGCGCTGGTGGTACTGGTGGTGTTCTATCTGAGCTTCAAAGACGCCGCGCAGCAATCGTACCTGGTGTGCGTCGCATTCGGACTGATCGTCGGGGGCGCGGTCGGCAATATCGCCGACCGCATCCATCACGGCTTCGTGGTCGATTTCGTCGATTTCTACCGCATTTGGCCGAACATTTTTAACTTCGCCGACTCGTGCATCACGGCCGGCGTCATCTTGCTATTGTTGAAGAGCCTTGCGACACGTCGTCGAGCCTGA
- a CDS encoding YggS family pyridoxal phosphate-dependent enzyme, with amino-acid sequence MNDGVPERLARLRAQIGEEARAAGRSPQDIILVGVSKKQPLEPIRAAIEAGLGDIGESYVQEAALKFGSLPPVRKHYIGHIQTNKAKRIAELFDIVQSVDREDAARALARAASGLGKVLPVLLQLNISPADRFGAPPDAAERLAEAIRAEPSLRLDGVMAIGPDTPDRAEIARAFALAAKTLARVGGSTLSIGMSGDWREAVRAGSTMLRIGTGLFGRRQEPR; translated from the coding sequence GTGAACGACGGCGTCCCGGAGCGGCTGGCCCGGCTTCGCGCCCAGATCGGCGAAGAGGCCCGCGCGGCCGGGCGTTCGCCGCAGGACATCATCCTGGTCGGGGTTAGTAAAAAGCAGCCGTTAGAGCCGATTCGCGCGGCGATCGAAGCCGGGCTCGGCGACATCGGCGAGAGCTACGTGCAGGAGGCTGCGCTGAAGTTCGGCAGCTTGCCGCCCGTCCGCAAGCACTATATCGGGCACATACAGACCAACAAGGCCAAGCGCATCGCGGAGCTCTTCGACATCGTCCAGAGCGTCGACCGCGAGGACGCGGCTCGCGCCCTCGCGCGGGCTGCGAGCGGGCTCGGAAAGGTCCTGCCCGTGCTGCTCCAACTCAATATCTCGCCGGCCGACCGTTTCGGAGCCCCGCCCGATGCCGCCGAGCGGCTCGCCGAGGCGATCCGCGCCGAGCCCTCGCTCCGCCTCGACGGCGTGATGGCGATTGGGCCCGATACGCCCGATCGCGCTGAAATAGCGCGGGCTTTTGCCTTGGCCGCCAAGACGTTGGCACGTGTAGGTGGAAGTACGCTCTCAATTGGAATGTCTGGGGATTGGCGCGAGGCGGTGCGCGCCGGCTCCACGATGCTCCGTATCGGCACCGGCCTCTTTGGCCGCAGGCAGGAACCGCGATGA
- the ileS gene encoding isoleucine--tRNA ligase — MSTSAQRDYRDTLRLPKTDFPMKAELPKREPERVAWWAAQRTYERRLERNKANGAWILHDGPPYANGELHMGHFLNMVLKDMFVKIALLDGKWSPFIPGWDMHGLPIELETLKHLGIKDFHAIDPLELRANCRERALYWLDRQRDVRTRMGNFGDWEHPYRTIDPSFEATIVNALADLAEKQQLYKGLRSTLWCVHDETALAEAEIEYEPRVSPSVYVRFAADAGQRAALLAAFGPAAAALPSDAPVAVLIWTTTPWTLPANVAIALREEASYGLYRIDNEALILAEALAPQALGERFADAVLLARATGAALDGLAVRHPFFARDSALVLADYVDLETGTGAVHTAPGHGADDFDTGVKYGLPVLNPVDASGVFTAEAGPYAGQFIFKANKQIVEDLRASGALWRAFDYEHSYPHCWRCHNPVIFRATAQWFIAMDQNRLRARAVEAVDTVEFTPEWGRNRIRQMLENHPEWCISRQRTWGTPIPAVLCTSCNESILDPRVARAAAKRFADVGAGAWWSDPVETYLPDGFACPACGKTAFEKEKNIVDIWFESGVTHFAVLGRDGIPWPSDVVLEGGDQYRGWFRSSLVTAVAIEGRAPYKRVVKNGWVNDEQGRPMSKSRGTGIDARDAMGKWGADVLRLWATSVEFVDDVRFGPNVVEQVSRVYRNIRNRVRFMLSNLADLPSDRIVTPDRMAPLDRLACGVTDAFAGDVKRLYDGFEIHDAYLRIIAFESSMSSLYFDALKDPLYSLAEDDARRRSAQSALLYIVRRFLTALAPVLSFTAEEAWQAIPAHLRGGADSVFDTSFGSHDARPAPADDRALWGVLLELRGQIAANVVARDFEAKATLVATPRLYASLLELGDTLREAMILSELHLREAAPGELPQNADPEAPSWGWTIEPADGAKCQRCWKFRELGTDPAHPSICSACAQVVQQLDEVAAS; from the coding sequence ATGAGTACTTCAGCACAGCGCGACTATCGCGATACCCTCCGTTTGCCTAAGACCGACTTTCCGATGAAGGCCGAGTTGCCCAAACGCGAGCCGGAGCGCGTGGCGTGGTGGGCGGCGCAGCGCACCTACGAGCGGCGGCTCGAACGGAACAAGGCGAACGGCGCGTGGATCCTGCACGACGGCCCGCCGTATGCGAACGGCGAATTGCACATGGGCCACTTTTTGAACATGGTCCTCAAGGACATGTTCGTGAAGATCGCGCTGCTGGATGGAAAGTGGTCGCCGTTTATTCCCGGCTGGGACATGCACGGCTTGCCGATCGAACTCGAAACGCTCAAGCATTTGGGCATCAAGGACTTCCATGCGATCGACCCGCTCGAACTGCGCGCTAACTGCCGCGAACGAGCGCTCTATTGGCTCGACCGCCAGCGCGACGTGCGTACGCGGATGGGCAATTTCGGCGATTGGGAGCATCCGTACCGCACGATCGATCCCTCGTTCGAAGCGACGATCGTCAACGCGCTCGCGGATTTAGCCGAGAAGCAACAACTCTATAAGGGGCTGCGCTCGACGCTGTGGTGCGTGCACGATGAAACCGCGTTAGCCGAAGCCGAAATCGAATACGAACCCAGGGTTTCGCCTTCGGTCTACGTCCGCTTTGCGGCCGATGCCGGGCAACGCGCGGCGCTCCTTGCCGCGTTCGGGCCCGCGGCCGCGGCTTTACCGAGCGATGCGCCGGTAGCCGTGCTGATCTGGACGACGACGCCGTGGACGCTGCCCGCCAACGTCGCGATTGCGCTGCGTGAGGAAGCCTCGTACGGACTCTACCGGATCGATAATGAAGCGTTGATTCTCGCCGAAGCCCTAGCGCCGCAGGCGCTCGGAGAGCGGTTTGCGGATGCCGTGCTGCTGGCGCGCGCGACCGGCGCCGCGCTCGACGGCCTTGCCGTGCGCCATCCGTTTTTCGCTCGGGATTCGGCCCTGGTTCTCGCCGACTACGTCGATCTCGAGACCGGCACCGGCGCGGTGCACACGGCCCCCGGCCATGGCGCCGACGATTTCGATACCGGCGTAAAGTATGGATTGCCGGTGCTCAACCCCGTCGACGCGTCCGGAGTCTTCACGGCCGAAGCGGGCCCCTACGCCGGGCAATTCATCTTCAAAGCCAACAAGCAGATCGTCGAAGATTTACGCGCGAGCGGAGCGTTGTGGCGTGCATTCGACTACGAACACTCGTATCCGCACTGCTGGCGTTGCCACAATCCGGTGATCTTCCGGGCGACCGCGCAGTGGTTTATCGCGATGGATCAAAATCGTTTGCGAGCCCGAGCCGTCGAGGCTGTCGATACGGTGGAATTCACGCCGGAGTGGGGCCGCAATCGCATCCGGCAAATGCTGGAAAACCACCCCGAGTGGTGCATCTCGCGACAGCGTACGTGGGGCACGCCGATCCCCGCGGTGCTCTGCACCTCATGCAACGAATCGATTCTCGATCCGCGCGTTGCGCGCGCGGCCGCAAAGCGTTTTGCCGACGTGGGCGCCGGCGCATGGTGGAGCGACCCGGTGGAAACGTATCTGCCGGACGGCTTCGCTTGCCCGGCTTGCGGAAAGACCGCGTTTGAAAAAGAAAAGAACATCGTCGATATCTGGTTCGAATCCGGCGTGACGCACTTTGCCGTGCTCGGACGCGACGGGATTCCGTGGCCGAGCGACGTCGTGCTCGAAGGTGGCGATCAGTATCGCGGCTGGTTCCGCAGTTCGCTCGTGACGGCGGTGGCGATCGAGGGCCGCGCGCCCTACAAACGCGTGGTGAAGAACGGCTGGGTGAACGACGAACAAGGCCGCCCGATGTCGAAATCGCGCGGCACCGGCATCGACGCGCGCGACGCCATGGGAAAGTGGGGCGCCGACGTGCTGCGTTTGTGGGCGACGTCGGTCGAGTTCGTCGACGACGTGCGTTTCGGCCCGAACGTGGTGGAGCAAGTCTCGCGCGTCTATCGCAACATCCGCAATCGCGTGCGTTTCATGCTCTCGAACCTCGCCGATCTGCCGAGCGACCGGATCGTTACACCCGACCGCATGGCCCCGCTCGATCGGCTGGCGTGCGGCGTCACCGACGCGTTTGCCGGCGACGTGAAGCGCCTTTACGACGGCTTCGAGATTCACGATGCGTACTTGCGCATCATTGCGTTCGAAAGCTCGATGTCGAGCCTCTATTTCGATGCGCTCAAGGACCCGCTCTATTCGCTCGCGGAGGACGACGCGCGCCGCCGGAGCGCGCAATCGGCGCTCCTATACATCGTACGTCGCTTTCTCACCGCGCTCGCTCCGGTGCTCTCGTTCACGGCGGAAGAAGCATGGCAGGCGATCCCCGCACATTTGCGCGGCGGCGCCGATTCGGTCTTCGATACGTCATTTGGGTCGCACGACGCGCGGCCCGCGCCGGCCGACGATCGCGCGCTGTGGGGCGTGCTTCTAGAGCTACGCGGCCAGATCGCTGCTAACGTGGTCGCGCGCGATTTCGAGGCCAAGGCCACACTCGTCGCTACGCCGCGTCTCTACGCGTCGTTACTCGAGCTTGGCGACACACTGCGTGAGGCGATGATTCTCTCCGAACTCCATTTGCGGGAAGCCGCTCCGGGTGAATTGCCGCAGAATGCGGATCCCGAGGCACCATCATGGGGTTGGACCATCGAACCGGCGGACGGCGCGAAATGTCAGCGTTGTTGGAAGTTCCGCGAACTCGGCACCGACCCGGCGCACCCGTCGATTTGCTCGGCGTGCGCGCAGGTGGTGCAGCAGCTCGACGAGGTTGCGGCCTCCTAG
- a CDS encoding RluA family pseudouridine synthase, which translates to MRHVVEPDEAGKRADVIVARLSGMSRALVAAAVKGGAVRVNGVPVKPSYPLEAGDTLDFEVTAREPLVATPEAIDIPIVYEDDDLLVVDKPAGMVTHPAHGATSGTLVNALLAHIGPLPGEALRPGLVHRLDRDTSGLLVVAKTGEALSALGIAMKARHIKREYLGLVHGVPEHARGTIDGPIGRDPHNRLKYTILAEGKPAITHYALRERFPKHSELVFQLETGRTHQIRVHMAAMGHPILNDPVYGHEELRFGLPGQALHAWKLTFVHPRTDEELHFEVDPPQEYVQARFALRVDPHASP; encoded by the coding sequence TTGCGACACGTCGTCGAGCCTGACGAGGCGGGTAAACGCGCCGACGTCATCGTGGCGCGGCTTTCGGGAATGTCGCGCGCGCTGGTTGCCGCGGCCGTAAAGGGCGGCGCCGTCCGTGTGAACGGCGTGCCCGTCAAGCCGAGCTATCCGCTCGAAGCGGGCGACACGCTCGATTTCGAAGTCACCGCGCGCGAACCGCTCGTCGCGACGCCGGAGGCGATCGATATCCCGATCGTCTACGAAGACGACGACTTGCTCGTGGTCGATAAACCGGCCGGCATGGTGACGCATCCGGCACACGGTGCGACCAGCGGCACGCTCGTCAACGCGCTGCTCGCGCACATCGGGCCCCTTCCCGGAGAGGCGTTGCGCCCCGGTCTCGTACATCGGCTCGACCGCGATACGTCGGGGTTGCTCGTCGTCGCGAAAACCGGCGAAGCGCTCTCGGCACTCGGCATCGCGATGAAAGCGCGCCACATCAAACGCGAATACCTGGGATTGGTGCACGGCGTTCCCGAGCACGCACGCGGGACGATCGACGGGCCGATCGGGCGCGATCCGCACAATCGCCTCAAATACACGATTCTCGCCGAAGGCAAACCCGCGATTACGCATTACGCGCTGCGCGAACGCTTTCCGAAGCACTCCGAGCTGGTCTTCCAACTCGAGACCGGGCGCACGCATCAGATTCGCGTGCACATGGCCGCGATGGGGCATCCGATACTCAACGATCCCGTGTACGGGCACGAAGAGCTACGCTTCGGCCTCCCGGGCCAAGCGCTGCACGCATGGAAGCTCACGTTCGTGCACCCGCGAACGGACGAAGAACTGCATTTTGAAGTCGACCCGCCGCAGGAGTACGTGCAGGCGCGCTTCGCACTGCGCGTGGATCCACACGCCTCGCCGTGA